One window of Rhodospirillaceae bacterium genomic DNA carries:
- a CDS encoding 2-oxoacid:ferredoxin oxidoreductase subunit beta — MNVVASPEKLTAKDFATDQEVRWCPGCGDYAILKAMQRALPDMGVTKENTVFVSGIGCAARFPYYMETYGFHTIHGRAPAVATGLKLANPDLDVWVVTGDGDALSIGGNHLLHVLRRNVDLNILLFNNRIYGLTKGQYSPTSAVGTKSPSTPVGSVENPVSAGVFALGASARFVARGIDTQAKQLVDLFKRSHEHKGASFVEILQNCIVYNDDVHKHITDKTIAKDNQVLVENGKPLIFGNDSEKGIRIKPGELELEVVTLGENGVTEADLLVHDETNRTVATMLAAMEPPHMPVAIGVIYCDPTPSYEQSVVTQVEDAKKQAGEVNDINALLRSGATWEVS; from the coding sequence ATGAATGTTGTCGCATCGCCTGAGAAACTAACGGCAAAAGATTTCGCAACGGACCAGGAAGTTCGCTGGTGCCCGGGGTGTGGTGATTATGCAATCTTGAAAGCAATGCAGCGTGCCTTGCCGGATATGGGCGTCACCAAAGAGAACACGGTGTTCGTGTCTGGGATCGGATGTGCCGCGCGTTTCCCCTATTATATGGAAACCTATGGCTTTCATACCATTCACGGTCGCGCCCCTGCAGTCGCTACGGGCCTAAAGCTCGCCAATCCCGATCTTGATGTTTGGGTTGTAACGGGTGACGGCGATGCGTTGTCCATCGGTGGCAACCATCTGCTGCACGTTTTGCGCCGCAATGTGGATCTAAACATTCTTTTGTTTAACAACCGAATTTACGGCCTGACAAAGGGCCAATATTCACCGACATCAGCCGTCGGCACGAAGTCGCCATCGACACCTGTAGGATCAGTCGAAAACCCTGTTTCAGCAGGCGTGTTTGCATTGGGGGCTTCTGCTCGGTTCGTAGCGCGCGGCATTGATACTCAGGCCAAGCAACTGGTGGATTTGTTCAAGCGCTCGCACGAGCACAAGGGTGCTTCGTTCGTTGAAATTTTGCAGAACTGCATCGTTTATAATGACGATGTTCATAAGCACATTACAGACAAGACGATAGCCAAAGATAACCAAGTCCTGGTTGAAAACGGCAAGCCGCTGATTTTTGGCAATGACAGTGAAAAAGGCATTCGTATTAAGCCGGGTGAGCTTGAATTGGAAGTCGTAACCCTTGGCGAAAATGGCGTAACTGAGGCCGATCTTTTGGTTCATGACGAAACAAATCGGACGGTGGCGACAATGCTGGCGGCGATGGAGCCACCACACATGCCGGTTGCCATTGGCGTCATATATTGCGACCCTACCCCCAGTTACGAACAGAGCGTTGTCACGCAAGTGGAAGACGCCAAGAAACAAGCAGGTGAGGTAAACGACATCAACGCGTTACTCCGAAGCGGTGCAACGTGGGAAGTGTCATAA
- a CDS encoding rhodanese-like domain-containing protein, giving the protein MSDEGYAGDIMPAEAWKILADDPKAVLIDVRTTAEWVYVGQADISSLSKETVLLEWKVFPAMESNPEFVGELSAKISDKDAPLLFLCRSGVRSKAAAITMTAEGYATCYNIATGFEGDKDSDGHRGHVGGWKVEGLPWMQG; this is encoded by the coding sequence ATGTCAGATGAAGGCTATGCTGGCGATATTATGCCCGCCGAAGCGTGGAAGATTTTAGCCGACGACCCAAAGGCCGTGCTTATTGATGTCCGCACGACTGCCGAATGGGTCTATGTCGGCCAAGCCGATATTTCCAGTCTGAGCAAAGAGACTGTGTTGCTGGAATGGAAAGTATTTCCGGCGATGGAAAGTAATCCCGAATTTGTGGGCGAGCTGTCGGCCAAAATTTCTGATAAAGACGCACCGCTGCTGTTTCTATGTCGTTCCGGCGTACGCTCCAAAGCCGCAGCCATCACCATGACGGCTGAAGGCTACGCCACCTGCTACAACATTGCCACGGGCTTTGAAGGCGATAAAGACAGCGACGGCCACCGCGGCCATGTTGGTGGCTGGAAAGTCGAAGGGCTGCCCTGGATGCAGGGCTAA
- a CDS encoding 2-oxoacid:acceptor oxidoreductase subunit alpha has translation MSTINSAVKDSAKGHRTKLDAAIVRFAGDSGDGIQVTGSQFTQATALAGNELATFPDFPAEIRAPVGTTFGVSAFQINFGSHTIKTSGDALDALVTMNPAALKVELGDLRAGGVLILDTGAFTERNLRKAGYETNPLEDGSLDNYRVVEIDISRLNGEAVKECGLSSKEASRCKNFWTLGLVFWMYGRGRTPTVNWLKEKFKRRPEVIAANVAALNAGHAFGETAELHHELTGFTVEKAEVVPGTYRTVTGNEALSYGLLAGAEKAGLKIMLGSYPITPASPILHTLSNLKQYGVVTFQAEDEIAAVCSAIGASYGGALGVTSSSGPGIALKGEAIGLAIGVELPLIILNVQRAGPSTGLPTKTEQSDLYQAVFGRNADSPIVVLSANSPSDTFGVAIEAVRIATKYMTPVMVLTDGYIANAAEPWRLPDVNDVEPFPVEFRDDPEGFHPFLRDDKTLARNWAIPGTPGLEHRIGGIERDYDTGHISYNPENHQRMTNVRMAKIAGVADDIPTQTVEEGDDTGQMAVVGWGSTYGPINRAVSSLRAKGFKVSHIHLRYLSPLPNGLGELLRGFEQVMVPEMNTGQLVTLLRSEYLVPAEGLNKVTGQPFRISEIEDEIRKRLEA, from the coding sequence ATGTCTACGATTAATTCTGCGGTAAAAGATTCTGCAAAGGGGCATCGGACAAAACTGGACGCGGCAATTGTTCGGTTTGCAGGCGATTCTGGAGATGGAATACAGGTTACTGGCAGTCAGTTTACCCAGGCGACGGCGCTTGCTGGTAACGAGTTGGCGACCTTCCCGGATTTTCCTGCGGAAATTAGGGCGCCCGTTGGCACCACTTTTGGGGTGTCGGCGTTCCAGATCAATTTCGGATCGCATACCATCAAAACCTCTGGCGATGCGCTTGATGCCTTAGTAACCATGAACCCAGCAGCGCTGAAGGTCGAATTGGGTGATCTGCGTGCGGGGGGTGTTTTAATCCTGGACACAGGCGCGTTTACCGAGCGCAATTTGCGTAAAGCGGGTTATGAGACTAACCCCCTGGAAGATGGCAGTCTGGATAATTACCGGGTTGTCGAAATTGACATATCGCGCCTGAACGGTGAAGCCGTTAAAGAATGTGGCCTTAGTTCCAAGGAAGCATCCCGATGTAAGAACTTTTGGACCTTAGGGCTGGTCTTTTGGATGTATGGTCGCGGGCGTACGCCGACGGTCAATTGGCTTAAGGAAAAATTCAAGCGCCGCCCAGAAGTGATCGCGGCAAACGTCGCCGCGTTGAACGCCGGACACGCTTTTGGTGAAACAGCAGAACTGCACCATGAATTGACCGGGTTTACGGTCGAGAAGGCGGAAGTTGTCCCCGGCACGTACCGGACTGTGACTGGCAACGAAGCCTTGTCCTACGGACTTTTGGCAGGGGCGGAGAAAGCCGGGCTGAAAATTATGTTGGGCTCTTACCCAATCACGCCAGCATCGCCAATCCTTCATACGCTGTCGAACCTCAAACAATATGGGGTTGTGACGTTTCAGGCGGAAGATGAAATTGCTGCGGTATGTTCGGCCATTGGGGCTTCTTATGGTGGTGCCCTAGGTGTGACCAGCAGTTCGGGCCCGGGCATTGCCTTGAAAGGCGAAGCCATCGGCTTAGCAATTGGTGTGGAACTGCCGCTGATTATTCTCAACGTTCAGCGTGCAGGCCCGTCTACGGGACTGCCGACAAAGACCGAACAATCAGATCTTTATCAGGCCGTGTTCGGACGCAATGCCGATAGCCCAATTGTTGTCCTGTCGGCGAATTCGCCATCGGATACATTTGGTGTCGCGATTGAAGCTGTGCGGATTGCGACAAAGTATATGACACCGGTCATGGTTCTAACGGATGGTTATATTGCCAACGCGGCGGAGCCGTGGCGGCTTCCAGACGTTAATGATGTTGAGCCGTTCCCAGTCGAATTTAGGGACGACCCGGAAGGCTTTCATCCCTTCCTACGCGACGACAAGACGTTGGCGCGTAATTGGGCGATACCAGGCACGCCGGGACTGGAACATCGGATCGGTGGTATCGAACGGGACTATGATACCGGCCATATTTCCTACAACCCGGAAAACCATCAACGCATGACCAATGTGCGCATGGCCAAGATTGCGGGTGTTGCGGACGATATTCCGACCCAGACCGTTGAGGAAGGTGACGACACCGGCCAAATGGCGGTGGTCGGTTGGGGATCGACCTATGGGCCGATTAACCGGGCTGTCAGTTCGCTTCGGGCGAAGGGCTTTAAGGTATCGCATATCCATCTTCGGTATTTGTCGCCGCTTCCCAATGGGTTGGGCGAATTGTTGAGAGGGTTCGAACAGGTCATGGTACCGGAAATGAATACCGGCCAATTGGTTACATTACTTCGATCTGAATATTTGGTGCCGGCAGAGGGGCTGAATAAAGTAACGGGTCAACCGTTCCGCATTTCAGAGATCGAAGATGAAATTCGTAAGAGGCTGGAGGCATAA
- a CDS encoding FAD-dependent oxidoreductase: protein MPLKIAVVGAGPAGFYTADALLKLDRDVQVDVIERLPSPFGLIRAGVAPDHQTTKKIAKKFEKTLATDGVEYFGNVELGTDLSLEEMHALYDAVVLSVGGGLDTPANIPGEDKIGVFGSAAFVSWYNGHPDYTDLNPDLNVTNAAVIGNGNVAIDVARLLMRSPEELTQFDLPDYARDAINESSLKNITMYGRRGPIEAKFTNVELRELGHLEECMPVVDGDQLPDDVGEIEDARELRLKERNLTSLKEFAELDTSGADKTLGLHFFASPVEILGGDKVEGLRLEKTEVIDGRAVGTGETFDVECGLVVSAIGYRSAPVPGALFRDDWNIIPNEDGRVSDGLYVAGWIKRGPSGVISTNRPDGVMAANNINEDFPEDGGKAGRDGLSKLMAERSVRVVSYADWQKIDAAEIANAIDPAPRKKFTSVADMLAVLE, encoded by the coding sequence ATGCCCCTTAAAATTGCTGTTGTCGGGGCGGGCCCGGCTGGATTTTACACGGCTGATGCCCTCCTAAAATTAGATCGTGATGTACAGGTTGATGTCATCGAGCGTCTGCCATCGCCGTTTGGTCTCATTCGAGCTGGCGTTGCACCGGACCATCAGACGACCAAAAAGATTGCCAAAAAGTTTGAGAAAACTTTAGCTACTGACGGCGTTGAATATTTTGGCAATGTGGAGCTCGGTACCGATCTCAGCTTAGAAGAAATGCACGCGCTTTATGACGCGGTCGTTTTAAGCGTCGGCGGTGGACTTGATACTCCAGCCAATATTCCGGGTGAGGACAAAATAGGTGTTTTTGGTTCGGCGGCATTTGTCAGCTGGTACAATGGCCATCCAGATTACACCGACCTTAACCCAGACCTTAACGTGACCAATGCGGCGGTGATCGGTAATGGCAACGTGGCCATTGATGTGGCGCGGTTGTTGATGCGCTCGCCCGAAGAGTTAACACAGTTTGATCTGCCTGATTATGCGCGGGACGCGATCAATGAATCATCGCTTAAGAATATCACCATGTATGGGCGGCGCGGTCCGATTGAGGCCAAGTTCACCAACGTGGAATTGCGTGAGCTCGGTCATTTGGAAGAATGCATGCCTGTGGTTGATGGCGATCAGCTGCCCGACGATGTCGGTGAAATTGAGGACGCGCGGGAACTTCGTCTGAAGGAACGCAACCTTACATCCCTAAAGGAATTTGCCGAGTTGGATACCAGCGGTGCGGATAAAACATTGGGGCTGCATTTCTTTGCGTCACCCGTTGAAATTCTGGGCGGTGACAAGGTCGAAGGCCTGAGACTTGAAAAAACCGAAGTCATTGATGGTCGGGCCGTGGGTACCGGCGAAACCTTCGATGTCGAATGTGGTCTGGTGGTTTCGGCCATCGGATATCGCTCGGCCCCTGTTCCAGGTGCGCTGTTCCGCGACGATTGGAATATCATCCCCAACGAAGACGGTCGCGTGTCAGACGGGCTGTATGTAGCAGGCTGGATCAAACGCGGCCCAAGCGGTGTTATCTCCACCAACCGACCTGACGGTGTAATGGCGGCGAATAATATCAATGAAGACTTTCCCGAAGACGGTGGCAAGGCAGGCCGCGATGGTTTGAGTAAATTAATGGCAGAGCGCAGTGTACGTGTCGTCAGTTATGCCGATTGGCAAAAAATCGACGCAGCGGAAATTGCCAATGCGATCGATCCGGCACCGCGTAAGAAATTTACCAGTGTCGCCGATATGCTGGCTGTATTAGAATAG
- the metZ gene encoding O-succinylhomoserine sulfhydrylase, with protein sequence MSDDKSKESWRPATNLVRGGLERSQFGETSEGLFMTSGYIYESAEQAERAFKREEDRFIYSRYSNPTVAMFEKRMALMEGADYCQAFSSGMAAMFAAVASPLKAGDRVVASRALFGSCHYIIAEQLPRFGVETVLVDGRDLNAWEEALSKPTKAVFLETPSNPTLEIIDLKAVTEMAHKAGARMVVDNIFASPVLQHPFEYGCDIIIYSTTKHIDGQGRTMGGALLTNDEEFFNDEMTPFIRHTGPSMSPFNAWVCLKGLETLPLRVKHHCASTIDVAEFLGEQNGINRVIYPGLKSHPQHDLAMSQMSAGGTVVSFEVAGGKKGAFKFLNALELIDISNNLGDAKSLVTHPATTTHSRLSDDERAEFGIGDDLVRVSVGLEDVDDIKEDLVRALKASQS encoded by the coding sequence ATGAGTGACGATAAATCAAAAGAATCATGGCGTCCGGCCACCAACCTAGTTCGGGGTGGCTTAGAGCGATCTCAATTCGGCGAAACCAGCGAAGGGCTGTTCATGACGTCGGGCTATATCTACGAGTCCGCGGAACAGGCCGAACGCGCGTTTAAGCGCGAGGAAGACCGATTTATCTATTCCCGCTATTCCAACCCCACCGTTGCCATGTTCGAAAAACGCATGGCGCTGATGGAGGGCGCGGACTATTGCCAAGCATTTTCAAGTGGCATGGCTGCCATGTTTGCCGCTGTCGCAAGCCCCTTAAAAGCGGGCGACCGGGTGGTTGCATCGCGCGCACTATTTGGGTCCTGCCATTACATTATCGCCGAACAGCTTCCGCGTTTTGGCGTTGAGACGGTTCTGGTGGACGGTCGTGATTTGAATGCGTGGGAGGAAGCATTATCCAAACCCACCAAGGCTGTGTTCTTGGAAACACCTTCAAACCCAACATTGGAAATTATCGACCTGAAGGCCGTCACGGAAATGGCGCACAAAGCTGGGGCGCGAATGGTTGTCGACAATATTTTTGCATCGCCAGTGCTCCAACATCCGTTCGAGTACGGCTGCGACATCATCATTTATTCAACGACCAAGCACATCGACGGCCAGGGCCGGACGATGGGTGGTGCACTACTGACCAATGACGAAGAATTTTTCAATGATGAAATGACTCCCTTCATTCGTCATACAGGCCCGTCAATGAGCCCGTTTAATGCATGGGTGTGCTTGAAGGGATTGGAGACTCTGCCGCTTCGGGTGAAGCATCACTGCGCCAGTACCATTGACGTCGCCGAGTTCTTGGGCGAGCAGAACGGTATTAACCGGGTGATCTATCCAGGCCTGAAAAGTCATCCGCAACACGACCTCGCCATGTCGCAAATGAGCGCGGGCGGGACTGTCGTATCGTTCGAAGTCGCGGGCGGCAAGAAAGGCGCGTTCAAGTTCCTGAATGCGCTGGAACTGATCGATATCTCCAACAACTTGGGCGATGCCAAAAGCCTCGTCACCCATCCGGCAACCACGACCCATTCAAGACTGTCCGATGACGAACGGGCCGAGTTCGGGATCGGCGATGATCTTGTTCGGGTTTCAGTCGGTTTGGAAGATGTCGACGATATTAAGGAAGATCTGGTGCGAGCGCTTAAAGCCTCACAAAGCTAG
- a CDS encoding TldD/PmbA family protein, producing MSNENSKLDLLSDLLERAKAAGASSADALFVESVSLSVARRLGNPENLERSESADLGLRAFVGNRQAIVSSSDTSENALDELVSRVVAMAKSVPEDPYCGLADPGQLATEIPDLDMCDDLEPDTGVMEAWAQEAEDAARAVEGVTNSEGAEAGWGKYSVALASSNGFAQAYARSGSSLSVSVIAGSGTEMERDYDYTSAVYATDMMGAQEIGRSAGEKSVRRLNPRKVETGQVPVVYDPRVSRSIVGHLAGAVSGTAVARGTTFLKDSLDQEIFPTSVNIIDNPLRTRGLKSKPFDGEGLATKPVNIIENGRLTTWVMDLRSARQLGLESTGHASRGTSGPPSPSTSNLYLEAGSESPAAIIENIKAGFYITELIGFGVNQVTGDYSRGASGFWIENGEITYPVSEVTVAGKLKDMFANITPADDLEFRYGTDAPTLLIEGMTVAGI from the coding sequence ATGAGCAACGAAAATTCAAAACTTGATTTGTTAAGCGACCTGTTAGAACGCGCAAAGGCGGCTGGGGCCAGTTCAGCTGACGCCCTTTTTGTCGAGTCGGTATCACTTTCGGTGGCCCGCAGACTTGGAAATCCGGAAAATTTGGAACGCTCTGAAAGTGCTGATTTGGGACTTCGGGCCTTTGTTGGCAATCGCCAAGCCATCGTCTCGTCTTCGGATACATCAGAAAACGCCTTGGATGAATTGGTGAGCCGGGTCGTGGCAATGGCCAAATCGGTGCCGGAAGACCCCTACTGTGGTCTTGCTGACCCAGGACAACTGGCCACAGAAATCCCCGATCTGGATATGTGTGATGATTTGGAACCTGACACTGGGGTCATGGAAGCCTGGGCTCAGGAAGCCGAAGATGCTGCCCGGGCTGTTGAAGGCGTCACCAATTCCGAAGGTGCAGAAGCTGGGTGGGGGAAGTATTCAGTCGCACTGGCCTCCTCAAACGGTTTTGCGCAGGCTTATGCGCGTTCCGGCTCCAGCCTCAGCGTTTCCGTCATCGCCGGTAGCGGCACAGAAATGGAGCGGGATTACGATTACACCAGCGCGGTCTACGCAACAGACATGATGGGGGCGCAAGAGATTGGTCGGTCTGCCGGTGAAAAATCCGTCCGTCGATTGAACCCGCGCAAGGTTGAAACCGGACAAGTCCCAGTTGTCTATGACCCTCGGGTATCGCGTAGCATTGTCGGTCATTTGGCAGGTGCTGTTAGTGGGACTGCTGTCGCGCGCGGCACAACATTCTTAAAAGACAGTCTGGACCAGGAAATTTTCCCCACATCAGTCAACATCATCGATAACCCCTTACGCACGCGGGGGCTGAAGTCGAAACCCTTTGATGGCGAAGGCCTGGCGACGAAGCCTGTTAACATTATCGAAAATGGCAGATTGACGACCTGGGTCATGGACCTCCGCTCGGCCCGACAATTGGGGCTTGAGAGCACAGGACACGCATCGCGTGGTACCTCTGGCCCGCCGTCGCCGTCGACGTCTAATCTTTACCTGGAGGCCGGCAGTGAAAGCCCTGCTGCGATCATCGAAAACATCAAGGCCGGCTTTTACATCACCGAACTGATCGGCTTCGGCGTCAATCAGGTCACAGGTGATTACAGCCGTGGGGCGAGTGGCTTCTGGATTGAAAATGGAGAAATCACCTATCCGGTCAGTGAAGTCACGGTTGCCGGCAAGCTAAAGGATATGTTCGCCAATATTACACCTGCCGATGACCTGGAATTCCGCTATGGTACAGACGCACCGACACTTCTGATTGAAGGCATGACGGTTGCCGGGATATAG